The Metabacillus litoralis genome contains a region encoding:
- a CDS encoding EsaB/YukD family protein: protein MYIEVTVDLCNYIDDKLDLRLSDYHTVKKLVDIAWKQKQLDINIREGTWVRVVNKNNIIPGHHRLVDVGIMTGDRIEVL from the coding sequence GTGTACATAGAGGTTACTGTAGATTTATGCAATTATATCGATGATAAATTAGATTTACGTTTATCGGATTACCATACTGTTAAAAAACTAGTTGATATTGCTTGGAAACAAAAGCAATTAGATATAAATATACGTGAAGGAACATGGGTACGAGTTGTGAATAAAAATAACATCATTCCAGGTCATCATCGGTTGGTTGATGTTGGGATTATGACAGGAGATAGGATTGAAGTTTTATAG
- a CDS encoding M20 family metallopeptidase: MESFIYQQQNEMLTFIEKLVNIDSGSHDKEGVDQIGHILQDNYTALGFHVKVIPQESYGNHLVIQHKEAKNPNIVIIAHMDTVFPKGTALERPFKIEGNRAYGPGVIDMKSSQAAVLYAIKALLNEGHEGYKKIKIILNSDEEIGSPTSRSLIESEAKGMRYALVMEPARKDGSLVTARRGKGNYTLIVEGKAAHSGIEPEKGRSAIEELAHKIIQLHELSDHENGISVNVGLIEGGSSANTISDHAEAQIDVRMKEMEQVEIIEERLEEICSTTEVSGTKIVLEGEMNRPPMEKNKKTRALLRIIQDVGDEIGIEIEDTATGGGSDASYTSSLGVATIDGLGPVGGNAHSDKEYLEIPSLVERTLLLATIIKRLSQD, from the coding sequence ATGGAATCATTTATATATCAGCAACAAAATGAAATGCTGACTTTTATTGAAAAACTAGTAAACATAGATAGCGGCTCACATGATAAAGAAGGTGTCGACCAAATTGGACACATACTACAGGATAACTACACCGCACTAGGTTTTCATGTTAAAGTTATTCCACAAGAAAGTTACGGAAATCATTTGGTTATTCAGCATAAAGAAGCAAAAAATCCTAACATCGTTATTATAGCTCATATGGATACAGTTTTTCCGAAAGGAACTGCATTAGAAAGACCTTTTAAAATTGAAGGCAATCGAGCATATGGACCGGGTGTTATTGATATGAAATCTAGTCAAGCGGCTGTTTTATACGCTATAAAAGCATTACTAAACGAAGGACATGAAGGCTATAAAAAGATTAAAATTATCCTTAATAGCGATGAAGAAATTGGTTCACCAACATCACGATCTCTCATTGAAAGTGAAGCAAAAGGTATGAGATATGCTCTCGTCATGGAACCTGCGCGAAAGGATGGCTCATTGGTTACAGCGCGCAGAGGGAAAGGTAATTACACACTTATTGTTGAAGGAAAAGCGGCACATTCGGGGATTGAGCCTGAAAAAGGGCGAAGTGCAATTGAAGAGCTGGCACATAAAATTATTCAACTACATGAACTTTCAGATCATGAAAATGGCATTAGTGTTAATGTAGGTTTAATTGAAGGTGGCTCAAGTGCTAACACAATTTCTGATCATGCCGAAGCTCAAATTGATGTGCGAATGAAAGAAATGGAGCAGGTTGAAATCATTGAAGAACGACTTGAAGAAATTTGTTCAACTACTGAGGTGTCTGGAACGAAAATAGTTCTAGAAGGTGAAATGAATCGACCACCTATGGAGAAAAATAAAAAAACAAGAGCGTTGCTTCGAATTATTCAAGATGTTGGAGATGAAATCGGGATCGAAATAGAAGATACAGCAACAGGCGGTGGTTCTGACGCATCCTATACCTCTTCACTTGGGGTTGCAACGATAGACGGATTAGGCCCTGTTGGTGGAAATGCTCATAGTGATAAAGAATACTTGGAAATTCCGAGCTTAGTAGAAAGAACACTTCTGTTGGCAACGATTATTAAGAGACTTTCTCAAGATTAG
- the essC gene encoding type VII secretion protein EssC → MIRLWIFYQNTYQSILVEQGRKEPITIGTSLTDTLTISSVKEVEDTILVLVEENAARIKIDNELEININLNQEQQVSLGDHSLKMMITKEFAFERTFYIGHKGECLFTIAPQTGDLVKGINSLSDNEEFTLYKQHTEWKIKGLKTRLYVNGHQQKERSVIKKGDTILWDFMQITLIAEDTIQVKYLEKFECSLPIIEMPQSEMQKRYPIYRRTPRMIYDLPDDKVQLAFPSQEVEDSRRGLWLIILPPLTMLIAMTFITIFVPRGIFIVVSIVMFLTTLLTSTAQYIKDRKRHKQNEQRRRRIYKQYLVTKREELEQLALKQQKVLEFHFPSFERMKYLTSHISDRIWERTIESDDFLQFRLGRGTVPASFSMTNNNTDMSKREIDDLLEESQKLESTYRSLKNLPITVNLSEGAIGLIGKRSVLKKELHQLIGQLAFQHSYHDVRFIFIFNEDEYGEWEWMKWLPHFQFPQSFAKGFIYNERTRDQLLTFIYEMIRERDLAEDKEKLKFLPHLIFFITDQQLISEHVIMQYLEGEYSHLGISVVFVAEVKESFSDNIHTLVRYINDEEGDILIQQKKAVQISFRLDEHTQKNNEAFARMLRTLDHQVGMTNSIPDSVSFLEMLQVKDIEDLPISQNWLTMESAKSLAVPVGLKGKNDLVDLNLHEKAHGPHGLLAGTTGSGKSEFLQTYILSLAVHFHPHEVSFLLIDYKGGGMAQPFKGIPHLLGTITNIEGSKNFSMRALASIKSELKRRQRLFDEYQVTHINQYTRMYKEGKTTDPLPHLFIISDEFAELKSEEPEFIQELVSAARIGRSLGVHLILATQKPGGVINDQILSNARFRVALKVQNVEDSREILKNGDAAGITITGRGYLQVGNNEVYELFQSAWSGAPYQEDTTISEDEVAIVTDLGLIPLSDLATEQNVINTVKTEIELIVDKIESTQKKLGIKKLRSPWLEPLANRLYKYSNHHAKEKSPRVLVAMTDEPDKQIQSPYYYELIEDGNIGLIGSSGYGKTQTLITLLMGMAHEYSPEEIHYFLLDFGNGGLLPLKQLPHTAEYFIMDEDRKLEKLVGRLREEMANRKVLFQELEVSSIKMYNHLSEKKLPLLFITIDNFDVVKEEMLDFETTVQQIARDGQSLGIYIILSATRLNSIRQSLLNTLRTKIVHYLIDHNEAFSIVGRVPFIPEPIPGRVLIKKDETYLSQVYLSNEGKDDYEQLRLLKEEVQHLQDKYSDLDEPVGIPMLPTELNYKQFVTYLKNSQTGVTPIGLNEETVQPVCVDFKQHKHCVIVGQSQKGKTNIVKVLLHNTIDQGVQQLAIFDSIDQGLIDYRDKEQVVYLTTNDSIKNWLDSLDDILHERAREQQLMLEQGINTVQYESIYLFIDGYARFLQTIDKKTQDQLVRYMTSFGHLGFHIVVAGSNNDLSRGFEPLTAEVKQIQQGIVLMKKTDQTLFNLPYVRKETEIQPGFGYYVSNGKDTKIQIPLMLTERKVHT, encoded by the coding sequence TTGATTCGACTTTGGATATTTTATCAGAACACCTATCAATCTATTTTAGTAGAGCAAGGAAGAAAAGAACCGATTACGATTGGTACTAGTCTTACTGATACGCTGACAATATCTAGTGTAAAAGAGGTAGAGGACACTATTTTAGTATTGGTAGAGGAAAATGCTGCTCGTATAAAGATAGATAATGAATTAGAGATTAATATTAATCTTAATCAAGAACAACAGGTTTCCCTAGGGGACCATTCATTAAAAATGATGATAACGAAGGAATTTGCTTTTGAGAGAACATTTTATATTGGTCATAAAGGTGAGTGTCTGTTTACGATTGCTCCACAAACTGGTGATTTAGTGAAGGGGATAAATTCCCTTTCTGATAATGAAGAATTTACCCTATATAAACAACATACTGAGTGGAAGATAAAAGGATTGAAAACTAGATTATATGTGAATGGTCATCAGCAAAAGGAACGCTCTGTTATTAAAAAGGGAGATACTATTCTTTGGGATTTCATGCAAATTACTTTAATCGCTGAGGATACGATACAGGTAAAGTACCTTGAGAAATTCGAGTGTAGCTTGCCTATTATAGAAATGCCTCAATCAGAAATGCAAAAGCGTTATCCTATTTATCGACGGACACCTCGAATGATTTATGATCTTCCTGATGATAAAGTGCAGTTGGCTTTCCCCTCACAGGAAGTAGAAGACAGCCGTCGTGGCTTGTGGCTTATTATCCTTCCTCCGTTAACAATGCTCATTGCGATGACATTCATAACAATTTTTGTTCCAAGAGGAATTTTTATCGTTGTTTCGATTGTCATGTTCCTAACAACTTTACTAACGTCAACCGCACAATACATTAAAGATAGAAAACGCCATAAACAAAATGAACAGCGTCGTAGAAGAATTTACAAGCAATACCTTGTAACAAAGCGGGAAGAGTTAGAGCAATTAGCCCTAAAGCAGCAGAAGGTTTTAGAATTTCACTTTCCCAGCTTTGAACGAATGAAATATCTTACTTCTCATATTTCTGATCGAATTTGGGAGAGAACAATTGAGAGTGATGATTTTTTACAATTTCGACTTGGTAGAGGGACAGTTCCTGCGAGTTTTAGCATGACTAATAATAATACAGATATGTCAAAGCGTGAAATAGATGATTTATTAGAAGAGTCACAAAAGTTAGAGAGTACCTATCGTTCCTTAAAGAATCTTCCGATTACAGTCAATCTTTCAGAAGGAGCAATCGGGTTAATTGGTAAAAGGTCTGTACTCAAAAAAGAGCTACATCAACTAATTGGACAATTGGCTTTTCAGCATAGCTACCATGATGTTCGTTTTATTTTCATCTTTAATGAAGATGAGTATGGTGAATGGGAATGGATGAAATGGCTTCCACACTTTCAATTTCCGCAATCATTTGCAAAAGGGTTTATTTATAACGAAAGAACTAGGGATCAACTACTCACCTTTATTTACGAAATGATTAGAGAACGTGACCTTGCAGAAGATAAGGAAAAGTTGAAATTTTTGCCTCATTTAATCTTTTTTATTACAGACCAGCAATTAATTTCTGAGCATGTGATTATGCAATATTTAGAGGGAGAGTATAGTCACTTAGGAATTTCAGTAGTATTCGTTGCCGAGGTAAAGGAAAGCTTCTCGGACAATATTCATACACTTGTCCGTTATATCAATGACGAAGAAGGCGATATATTAATTCAGCAGAAAAAAGCAGTGCAGATTAGTTTTCGCTTAGATGAACATACACAAAAAAATAATGAAGCTTTTGCAAGAATGCTACGAACTCTCGATCACCAGGTTGGGATGACTAACTCAATACCTGATTCTGTGTCATTTTTGGAAATGCTTCAGGTGAAGGATATAGAGGATCTTCCAATCTCACAAAACTGGTTGACGATGGAGTCTGCAAAATCATTGGCTGTTCCCGTTGGTTTAAAAGGGAAAAATGACCTTGTTGATTTAAACTTGCACGAAAAGGCTCACGGTCCTCATGGTTTGCTTGCAGGAACAACTGGATCAGGGAAAAGTGAATTTTTGCAAACCTACATATTATCACTAGCCGTACATTTTCATCCGCATGAGGTGTCATTTCTGTTAATTGACTATAAAGGAGGAGGAATGGCTCAACCATTTAAAGGGATTCCTCATTTGTTAGGGACAATTACGAATATCGAGGGAAGTAAAAACTTTAGCATGCGCGCACTTGCCTCGATAAAAAGTGAATTAAAACGCAGACAGCGTTTATTTGATGAATATCAGGTTACACATATAAATCAATACACACGAATGTACAAAGAAGGGAAGACAACTGATCCGCTTCCCCATCTATTTATCATTTCAGATGAGTTTGCTGAATTGAAAAGTGAGGAACCTGAGTTTATCCAGGAGCTAGTCAGTGCAGCTCGTATTGGAAGAAGTCTCGGTGTTCACCTTATCTTAGCAACGCAAAAACCAGGTGGGGTGATCAATGATCAGATTTTAAGTAATGCTAGATTTAGAGTAGCGCTAAAAGTTCAAAATGTTGAGGACAGTCGAGAGATTCTGAAAAATGGAGATGCAGCTGGTATAACCATAACTGGTAGAGGGTACTTGCAGGTTGGGAACAACGAGGTATATGAACTTTTTCAATCAGCATGGAGTGGAGCACCTTATCAAGAAGATACAACGATAAGTGAGGACGAGGTGGCGATAGTAACTGACCTGGGACTTATCCCATTATCTGATCTTGCAACTGAACAGAATGTAATAAATACAGTGAAGACAGAAATTGAACTAATTGTGGATAAAATCGAGAGCACGCAAAAGAAGCTTGGAATTAAGAAGCTAAGAAGTCCATGGTTAGAGCCTTTAGCAAATCGTTTATATAAGTATTCAAATCATCATGCTAAGGAAAAATCACCACGTGTATTAGTGGCTATGACGGATGAACCAGATAAGCAAATTCAATCACCTTATTATTATGAATTAATTGAGGATGGAAACATCGGATTAATCGGTTCTTCCGGTTATGGAAAAACGCAAACACTAATAACACTTTTAATGGGAATGGCTCACGAATACTCTCCAGAGGAAATACACTATTTCCTTTTAGATTTTGGAAATGGAGGCTTGCTGCCGTTAAAACAATTACCGCATACAGCAGAATATTTCATCATGGATGAAGATCGAAAATTAGAAAAATTGGTTGGTAGATTACGCGAGGAAATGGCTAATCGAAAGGTGCTGTTTCAGGAATTAGAGGTCAGCTCGATAAAAATGTACAACCATTTGTCGGAAAAAAAGCTTCCACTATTATTTATCACAATTGATAATTTTGATGTTGTAAAAGAAGAAATGCTTGATTTTGAAACAACGGTGCAACAAATTGCCAGAGACGGACAATCGTTAGGAATTTATATCATTTTATCTGCAACAAGACTAAATTCAATTAGACAATCATTATTAAATACATTAAGAACGAAAATTGTTCACTATTTAATTGATCATAACGAAGCATTTTCGATAGTTGGGCGGGTACCGTTCATTCCTGAACCAATCCCTGGACGGGTCCTTATTAAAAAGGATGAAACTTATCTTTCACAAGTTTATTTGTCCAATGAAGGAAAGGATGATTATGAGCAATTGCGACTATTGAAAGAAGAGGTACAGCATTTACAAGACAAATACAGTGACTTGGATGAACCTGTTGGAATTCCAATGCTACCAACAGAATTAAATTACAAACAGTTTGTAACTTATTTGAAAAATTCACAAACAGGTGTGACTCCAATCGGCTTAAACGAAGAGACTGTTCAACCTGTATGTGTTGATTTTAAGCAGCATAAGCATTGTGTTATTGTTGGGCAATCTCAAAAAGGAAAAACAAATATAGTAAAGGTACTGCTCCATAACACCATAGATCAAGGTGTCCAACAATTAGCTATATTTGATTCAATTGACCAAGGTTTAATTGATTACAGAGATAAGGAGCAAGTTGTCTATTTAACTACTAATGATTCTATTAAAAACTGGTTAGATTCCCTCGATGATATCTTACATGAAAGAGCCAGAGAGCAACAGCTTATGCTGGAGCAAGGTATTAACACTGTTCAGTATGAGTCAATTTATCTGTTTATTGATGGTTATGCAAGATTTTTACAAACCATTGATAAAAAGACACAGGATCAACTCGTTCGATATATGACAAGCTTTGGACACTTAGGCTTCCATATTGTTGTTGCTGGTTCTAATAACGATTTATCTCGAGGATTTGAACCATTAACAGCTGAAGTGAAGCAGATCCAACAAGGTATTGTTTTAATGAAAAAAACAGACCAAACCTTATTTAACCTCCCTTATGTACGAAAGGAAACAGAAATTCAACCAGGCTTTGGGTATTATGTTTCAAATGGAAAGGATACGAAGATTCAAATTCCTCTTATGTTAACTGAAAGGAAGGTGCATACGTAA
- the ppnP gene encoding pyrimidine/purine nucleoside phosphorylase has product MTKFENITIEKKANVYFEGKVTSRTILFEDGTKKTLGVMQPGEYEFSTSFKEEMDITAGHLEYKLQGEDWKTIDGQGVFYVPANETFQVKANSVVDYCCSYISE; this is encoded by the coding sequence ATGACAAAATTTGAAAACATTACGATAGAAAAGAAGGCAAATGTTTATTTTGAGGGTAAGGTGACAAGTCGTACCATCTTATTTGAAGACGGAACGAAAAAAACTCTTGGTGTCATGCAGCCAGGTGAGTATGAATTTTCTACTAGCTTCAAAGAAGAGATGGATATCACAGCAGGTCATTTAGAGTATAAATTACAAGGTGAAGATTGGAAAACAATTGACGGTCAAGGTGTTTTTTATGTACCGGCAAATGAAACATTTCAAGTAAAAGCGAACTCTGTTGTTGATTATTGTTGTTCATACATAAGTGAATAA
- a CDS encoding WXG100 family type VII secretion target, producing MSGTIRVTPEELEQVADLYGKEGVEVQDQIVRLDKMIERLVGMWEGESSRAFQDQYVMLRPSFVDMQELLDSINLQLKSTAQALRDADADIASQIRR from the coding sequence ATGTCAGGTACAATTCGCGTAACACCAGAAGAGCTAGAACAAGTCGCAGATCTCTATGGAAAAGAAGGAGTAGAAGTACAGGATCAGATCGTTCGTCTAGACAAAATGATTGAAAGATTAGTAGGGATGTGGGAAGGGGAATCTTCAAGGGCATTCCAAGATCAATATGTTATGCTTCGCCCATCATTTGTAGATATGCAGGAATTATTAGATAGTATTAACCTTCAACTTAAAAGCACTGCTCAAGCACTTCGAGATGCAGATGCAGATATTGCTAGTCAAATCCGTAGATAA
- a CDS encoding exodeoxyribonuclease III, producing the protein MKLVSWNVNGIRACVKKGFLDYFNEVNADIFCIQETKMQEGQLSLELEGYHQYWNFAKRKGYSGTAVFTKQKPLSVSYGVGDLNEEPEGRIITLEFEQYLLITMYTPNSKRDLARLDERLQWEEDIREYITTLEKNKPVILCGDLNVAHQEIDLKNPKSNKGNSGFTDEEREKMSLLLNEGFVDSFRYLYPERKDVYSWWSYMSRVRERNIGWRIDYFIVSKALTNRLVDSQIHCDILGSDHCPVLIEMDL; encoded by the coding sequence ATGAAATTAGTATCATGGAATGTAAATGGAATAAGAGCTTGTGTAAAAAAAGGATTTTTAGACTACTTTAATGAAGTTAACGCCGATATATTTTGTATTCAGGAAACAAAAATGCAAGAAGGACAGCTTTCTTTAGAGCTTGAAGGTTATCACCAATATTGGAACTTCGCCAAAAGGAAAGGATATTCAGGTACTGCCGTTTTTACGAAACAAAAGCCATTGTCTGTTTCGTACGGTGTTGGTGATTTGAACGAAGAACCAGAAGGTCGAATTATAACGTTAGAATTTGAACAATACCTTCTCATTACGATGTACACACCTAATTCAAAAAGAGATTTAGCAAGGCTTGATGAGAGACTTCAATGGGAAGAAGACATTCGTGAATATATAACAACCTTGGAGAAAAACAAGCCTGTTATTTTATGTGGAGATTTAAACGTAGCACACCAGGAAATAGATTTAAAAAATCCTAAATCAAATAAAGGAAACTCAGGCTTTACAGATGAAGAGCGCGAAAAAATGTCTTTACTACTGAATGAAGGATTTGTTGATAGTTTCCGTTACTTGTATCCGGAACGAAAAGATGTTTATTCTTGGTGGTCTTATATGAGTAGAGTACGTGAACGGAATATTGGTTGGCGTATTGATTACTTTATTGTGTCAAAAGCATTAACAAATCGTCTAGTAGATTCTCAAATCCATTGTGATATTTTGGGTAGTGACCACTGTCCGGTTCTTATTGAAATGGATTTATAA
- a CDS encoding AEC family transporter, protein MGSFNLQFLYCVVIIALGYFLKTRGIIKEKDGEGLSRIIFNITLPTLIIVTFHDIKIETSLFLLILIGFLYGICIGFFALFLFRKKQRNIKGMLGMMVPGFNIGLFAYPLVEVIFGKEGLTYFGMFDVGNAFIVFGLSYLIGSFYSKEDVKLDPKTVIIKLSKSIPLMTYIIVVIVNLIGLQIPSTILNVADIISAANMPLSLLLLGIYLNFTFDKSYIKLMVQFLGVRYGIGLLIGISCYFLLPFDDMFKYTLLMGFLLPTSVSVLPYSVEFEYDQKFVGTLSNITIILSFVLLWILANLLISS, encoded by the coding sequence TTGGGTAGTTTTAATTTGCAGTTTTTGTATTGCGTCGTCATTATTGCCTTAGGTTATTTTTTGAAAACACGGGGCATTATTAAGGAAAAAGACGGTGAGGGATTATCAAGAATTATTTTTAATATCACTCTACCAACTTTAATCATCGTGACTTTTCATGATATTAAAATAGAAACATCGTTGTTTTTACTAATCTTAATAGGCTTTCTCTACGGGATCTGCATCGGTTTTTTTGCCCTTTTTTTATTTAGGAAAAAACAAAGAAACATAAAGGGTATGCTTGGGATGATGGTACCGGGCTTTAATATTGGTCTTTTTGCTTATCCATTAGTAGAAGTTATTTTTGGGAAAGAAGGACTTACCTATTTTGGGATGTTTGATGTTGGAAATGCATTTATTGTTTTTGGCTTAAGCTATTTAATTGGGAGTTTTTATTCAAAAGAAGATGTAAAGCTGGATCCTAAAACAGTGATTATTAAGTTATCAAAATCGATCCCTCTTATGACCTATATTATCGTAGTGATCGTTAATTTAATTGGGTTACAAATTCCTTCAACCATATTAAATGTTGCTGATATTATTTCTGCAGCAAATATGCCTTTATCTTTATTATTGCTAGGAATTTATCTGAATTTTACATTTGATAAAAGCTATATAAAACTAATGGTGCAATTTCTAGGGGTAAGATATGGGATTGGTTTATTAATAGGGATTTCTTGTTATTTTCTGCTCCCATTTGATGATATGTTTAAATATACTTTATTAATGGGGTTCTTGTTACCAACATCTGTTTCAGTGTTACCTTATTCTGTCGAATTTGAGTATGATCAAAAATTTGTAGGAACTTTATCTAATATAACGATCATCTTAAGCTTTGTCCTGCTTTGGATTTTAGCAAATCTTCTCATATCATCCTAG
- a CDS encoding branched-chain amino acid aminotransferase, which produces MLKNQIQQLDKEMPLYLVEKEYMKENDISFHENGSNENIENRFLGAYIERSNKETDELIETESDSFLSESISYFKKQKAEFLYVESKWFHIIAIDAVSLEVDDVFGTYEAMLGLKLKKNQEKTIKSFLDRELLEGEKKYNLMFNQQDGLWDLNITLDVLKGFEETMTIGEVIGSLYQFIFQLLVEVEKTL; this is translated from the coding sequence TTGTTAAAGAATCAGATTCAGCAATTAGATAAAGAAATGCCATTATATCTAGTAGAAAAAGAGTATATGAAAGAAAATGATATTTCTTTTCATGAAAATGGTAGTAATGAGAATATAGAAAATAGGTTTTTGGGTGCTTATATTGAGCGAAGTAATAAAGAAACAGATGAATTGATTGAAACAGAATCAGATTCTTTCTTATCTGAATCTATATCATATTTTAAAAAACAGAAAGCTGAATTTCTTTATGTTGAATCAAAATGGTTTCACATCATAGCAATTGATGCAGTTTCATTAGAGGTTGACGATGTTTTTGGAACATATGAGGCTATGCTTGGATTAAAGCTCAAAAAGAATCAAGAAAAAACAATTAAGTCCTTTCTAGACCGTGAGTTACTAGAAGGAGAAAAGAAATATAATTTAATGTTTAATCAACAAGACGGATTATGGGACTTAAATATTACGCTTGATGTGTTAAAGGGTTTTGAAGAAACGATGACTATTGGTGAAGTAATTGGATCTCTTTATCAATTTATTTTTCAATTGCTAGTAGAAGTTGAAAAAACATTATAA
- a CDS encoding cysteine dioxygenase encodes MDYKDRISEILGNLENTSSDALKQALEELAIQHEELEPILGTEEDKPYYRKLLYKNEKVELLVMNWSQLECAPHDHGSSFGWIQVINGTAKNTVYKVDGTKMPKEIFTEFQENGEIFFAPEKGVHKMSVSNKSKLVTLHLYSPPITGMKVYDLNTCAACVVSDDCGAWWPEEQRQKIKEIQLDKN; translated from the coding sequence ATGGATTATAAAGACCGAATAAGTGAGATTCTTGGAAATTTGGAAAATACATCGAGTGATGCTTTAAAACAGGCGTTGGAGGAACTGGCTATTCAGCATGAAGAATTGGAGCCTATATTGGGAACAGAAGAAGATAAGCCATACTACCGGAAATTACTTTATAAAAACGAAAAGGTTGAATTGTTAGTAATGAATTGGTCTCAGTTAGAATGTGCGCCACATGATCATGGCAGCTCCTTTGGATGGATTCAAGTGATAAATGGGACGGCAAAAAATACGGTATATAAAGTAGATGGAACGAAAATGCCTAAAGAAATCTTTACCGAATTTCAAGAAAATGGTGAAATATTTTTTGCACCCGAAAAGGGTGTGCATAAAATGTCTGTTTCAAATAAGTCGAAGCTGGTTACTCTTCATTTATATTCACCTCCAATTACTGGAATGAAGGTGTATGATTTAAATACATGTGCAGCATGTGTTGTATCGGACGATTGTGGAGCATGGTGGCCTGAGGAGCAACGACAAAAAATAAAAGAAATTCAATTGGATAAGAACTAG
- the essB gene encoding type VII secretion protein EssB — MAENELSYIEEKLEATIKKEKNIVTFSFQKEKIKLDSLEEISFLEQIEKQFNKKVTMTDDQVVIDYRLPDSYLSISSFLKLEERDRTVTAYQLVGKVKEHDLLRTHLVVCPDNLVFDQGLAPYFLHYGVMESIPPYEKNQEVQLLETKATVAALLDNDYSFEEYFHYYKTLNLSKLAQSILQATDYDHLLKVIQSHRKKLKEKESTLIRISKRKWKWSRSVFWTVCVCFVPVLIYLIYSLFFLHPRQSNVIEAQEHYLNKRYSQVVTTLESYEIDQLPNVAQFELAISYIVNESLTEEQKDYVENTVTLQSDPLYYKYWIHIGRGEADKALDAARFLEDRDIIIYGLIKYREQIKADEEIENEERQQKISEIEQELDAFMKEIEEENNQQDEADVQSNAETEQNAETSTQNNVQTDTAQEKTEESQTEQSNVQNEVTGQEEKTEKKTPESN; from the coding sequence ATGGCTGAAAATGAGCTTTCTTACATTGAAGAAAAACTAGAAGCAACGATAAAGAAAGAAAAAAATATCGTTACCTTTTCTTTTCAGAAAGAAAAAATAAAACTAGATTCGCTAGAGGAGATATCCTTCCTTGAACAGATAGAAAAGCAGTTTAACAAGAAAGTAACCATGACGGATGATCAAGTAGTAATTGATTATCGTTTGCCCGATTCTTATTTAAGTATAAGCTCTTTCCTTAAGCTAGAAGAGAGAGATCGAACGGTAACTGCCTATCAGTTAGTAGGTAAAGTGAAGGAACATGATTTGCTTCGAACACATTTAGTTGTTTGTCCTGATAATTTAGTGTTTGACCAAGGTTTAGCACCGTATTTTCTACACTATGGAGTTATGGAAAGTATCCCACCTTATGAAAAAAATCAAGAGGTCCAATTGTTAGAAACTAAGGCAACTGTAGCTGCTTTACTCGATAACGACTATTCCTTTGAGGAATACTTTCACTATTATAAGACATTAAATTTGTCTAAACTTGCGCAATCGATTCTTCAAGCAACTGATTATGATCATTTACTAAAAGTCATTCAATCCCATAGGAAGAAGTTAAAAGAAAAAGAATCTACACTGATCCGTATCAGTAAAAGGAAATGGAAGTGGAGTCGATCTGTATTTTGGACTGTTTGTGTTTGTTTTGTTCCAGTTCTTATTTATTTGATTTATTCTTTATTTTTTCTGCATCCTAGACAGTCCAATGTAATTGAAGCACAGGAGCATTATTTAAATAAACGTTATAGTCAAGTCGTGACCACATTAGAATCTTATGAAATTGACCAATTACCTAATGTTGCACAGTTTGAACTAGCGATATCATACATTGTGAATGAGTCATTAACGGAAGAACAAAAAGACTACGTAGAAAATACCGTAACACTGCAATCGGATCCACTTTATTACAAGTATTGGATTCATATAGGCAGAGGAGAGGCTGACAAGGCGTTAGATGCTGCTAGATTTCTGGAAGATCGCGATATTATCATTTACGGTTTAATAAAATATCGAGAACAAATAAAGGCAGATGAAGAAATAGAAAATGAAGAACGACAACAGAAAATCTCAGAAATAGAACAAGAATTGGATGCTTTTATGAAAGAGATTGAAGAAGAGAACAATCAACAAGACGAAGCAGACGTGCAGTCTAATGCAGAGACTGAACAAAATGCTGAAACATCGACTCAAAATAATGTACAAACGGATACAGCTCAAGAAAAGACGGAGGAATCGCAAACAGAACAGAGCAATGTCCAAAACGAGGTAACAGGGCAAGAGGAAAAAACAGAGAAGAAGACACCCGAGTCCAACTAA